From a single Collimonas pratensis genomic region:
- a CDS encoding response regulator transcription factor: MHILLVEDDSVLADGILRIFKGHGMVVDVVQNGNDADALLQRTEISVVVLDIGLPGIDGFEVVRRLRARGSQVPVLLLTARDSVQDRVYGLELGADDYLVKPFATQELVARVRALLRRSAPQPLEMHLGGLSLNTSSRRAKINGKTIDLSVREWAVLEYLLQQASRVVSRQQIIDAILPWGAELTLNAVEVYISRIRLKIADAGIEIRTIRGFGYMLEKTEP, translated from the coding sequence ATGCATATTCTTTTGGTGGAAGACGATTCGGTGCTGGCGGACGGCATCCTGCGCATTTTCAAAGGCCACGGCATGGTGGTCGACGTGGTGCAGAACGGTAACGATGCCGATGCACTGCTGCAGCGTACGGAAATCTCCGTGGTCGTGCTGGATATCGGTTTGCCCGGGATCGACGGCTTTGAAGTGGTGCGACGTCTGCGGGCGCGCGGCAGCCAGGTGCCGGTACTGCTGCTGACCGCGCGCGATTCGGTGCAGGACCGGGTTTACGGACTGGAACTGGGCGCCGACGATTATCTGGTCAAGCCGTTCGCCACGCAGGAGCTGGTGGCGCGGGTGCGCGCGCTCTTGCGCCGCAGCGCGCCGCAGCCGCTGGAAATGCACTTGGGCGGGCTGTCGCTGAATACTTCATCGCGGCGGGCCAAGATCAACGGCAAGACGATCGATCTCTCGGTGCGCGAGTGGGCGGTGCTGGAATACCTGCTGCAGCAAGCGTCGCGGGTGGTGTCGCGGCAGCAGATCATCGACGCCATCTTGCCGTGGGGCGCCGAGCTGACCCTGAATGCGGTGGAAGTCTACATCTCGCGCATCCGCCTGAAGATTGCCGATGCGGGTATTGAAATCCGCACCATACGCGGCTTCGGCTACATGCTGGAAAAAACCGAACCATGA